The sequence below is a genomic window from Deltaproteobacteria bacterium.
TAGAGCATTTCGGGAGGGGGGTCGATGAGGGGATGGACGCGGTCCTGCTGGTGGTCGAACCCTCCTATGAATCCATCATCATCGCTGAAAAAATCAAAGCCCTTGCGGCCGGCATGAAAAAAGAAGCGTTTGCGATCCTGAACAAGGCGCCTTCTGAAAAAGTGGTCCGGCAGCTGGAAGGTGAGCTCAAAAACAGGGGAATAAAGGTCATCGGGTCCATTCCAAACGATCCGGATGTATTTGATGCCTCCCTGGAAGGTCGTCTCTTGGAGAAGGGGGAAGCCCTCCATGCGGCGGGAACCCTGTTCGACAACCTCCTGGCGGAAACCGGACGGGTTTAATTGGAGGGAAATATGTGTTTGAGCACCATTTATACGGTTTCGGAAAATGAGCGGAATGAGGTCATGAAGGATGTGGCCGGAATAGAGGCGGAGGGTGCAGGCTTCTGGGCGAGCGACCTCTTTGGTGACAGGACGTTCATCAAAGGACGGATCAAGAGCGTCGACTTCGTAAGCGGCGCCCTGATGGTGGAGAACAGCGATTCCAGTAGATAGATAAAGCGTATAACCGCAACCAAAACGGCTGGTGCTGTCCCGTAAGCGTGCAAAGGAAGGAAGCCCATATTTCTAATAGGGTCTCCGTGTCTCTGTGTCTCTGTGTGAGCTATTTTTTTGTTTTCCGCTTGTCCCGGGCAAGGGAATACCGCGAAAACGCGGGTGTTCACAATCGCCCGGACGGCAATGAGGTAATGGCTGGGGATAAAAATGGATATTGACGTCAAAGTCGAAAATTACTTGAAAGAGCGTTTCGGATCAAAAACCTCTTTAATCTCCATGGAACGGCTGGGCGAGGGGGTGCACGGCACGGCCTATCGGGTGACATTTACCCATCCGAAGGGAGAAGACCGATTGATCATGAAGACCCTTTTTCATTCTCGTTTCGGACACGATCATTATTCGGACAGGGCACAGGTCCTCCTCCTTGCCCAGGCCAATTTCAATGAGATGCCCAAGCATGTGAGGGCCACGGATGTGGTGGGGGAATCGCCGGAGAGGCTCATTTCCGTAAAAGACGCCAGGGAATTCTATATATTCATGGAGGAGGCCGAAGGGGTCTCTTATTTCGAGGATCTGGATGCGATTTTGAAGCGGGGACGCCTGAACGATCTGGACAGGGAACGGGCCGGGATGCTCGCCCGTTTCATCGCGGATGTCCATGCCCTCAGGTATACGGGGGAAGACGCGAAGACCCTTTACAGAAGGCGGATCCGAGACCTGATCGGGCACGGCGAGTGCATCATGGGGATCATCGATGCCTACGACCCGGTTGATTTCACGACGGACAGGGAACTGGTTGCCTATGCCGGGAAATCTTTGAACTGGTGGGGGAAGATCAGGGACAGGGGAGAACGGTTGTGCAGCGTGCACGGCGATTATCATCCGGGCAACATCCGATTGCAGGGGGATGATTTTGTCCTCCTGGACCGCTCCAGGGGGACCTGGGGCGAACCTGCCGACGATGTATCCTGTCTTGGCATGAATTATATCCACTACGCAGTGAAAGATCGCGGGACCTTTGAGGGTCCCTTTGCCGACCTGTTCCGGATCTTCCTGGACGCCTACCTGGAAAAGACCGGCGATGCGGGATTTTTTGAGGTTGCCCAACCCTTTTTCGCCTTCCGGGTACTGGTCATCGCCAATCCGAAATTTTATCCGGACGATACCGTCGAAACAAAAAGAAAGCTGATTGACTTCGGGCTTTCCGTCCTCGAGACAGCGAGGTTCGACCCCGAGAAGATCGCGGCATATCTGGAGGGGAAATGAGCTTCTGTTTATGGCTGACCGGACTACCGGGTTCAGGCAAAAGCACCATCCTGAAAGAGCTGTTGGAGAAATTGTCAGGAGCGGGGGTTGAAGCGGTTACCCTCAGCCTTGATCATATACGGAAGGTGGTCACCCCCAATCCAAAATACACTGATGAAGAACGGGGTATCGTATATCGCTCGCTGGTCATGATGGCCCAACTCCTGATGACAGAGGGGGGGAGGAATGTGATCATCGATGCAACCGGAAATCGCAGGGAATTCCGGGATCTGGCCCGACAGTTGATTCCTGATTTTGCAGAAATTTATGTACAGTGTCCTCTCAAGACATGTGAGGATCGGGAGGCGTCCCGCCGGGGCCAGCCTGTTCAAAAAGACCTGTATAAGCGTGCCGCGGAAGGAAAACTGAAAGGGGCGATGCCCGGAATCTCCGCGCCCTACGAAGCGCCGGAAAATCCGGAAGTCACGGTCCAATCGGATATCCTGTCTCCCCCGCAATCCGCGGAAAAGATCATCGGCTATATGCAGTCACGATGGCCTGAACTGTTCGGGAAGGAAAACAGGTTATGCTGAAGACCGCTATCGAGGCGGCGCAGGGGGCGGGTCGGATCATTGCCGGCCGTTACCCGGGAGGCCGCGACATAACCCTGAAAGGCCTCCGCGATCTGGTGACCGATGCGGATATGGCAGCGGAATCGGTGATAGTTGAACTGATTCAGACCCGCTTTCCCGATCACGCGATCCTCTCTGAGGAAGCGGGAGGCGAGGCCATCGGCAGTGGATTTACGTGGGTAGTGGATCCCCTGGACGGGACGACCAACTATGCGCACCACCATCCGCTATTCGCGGTCTCCATCGGGGTGCTGGAGGGGAAAAAACCGCTCATAGGGGTCATCCACGATCCTTTGCGGGATCAGACTTTTGTGGCCCACAGGGGGGCCGGGGCCCGGCTCAACAATGTGCCGATTCACGTCAGCCGCATAAAAAGGTTTGAAGAGGCCATGGTGGGACTGGACTGGGGGCACGAAAATGAGGTGCGCGAGCGGATGTTGAGATATTTAGGCCGGGTTCTTCCGCGCTGCGGAACGGTGCGTGCCTCAGGTTCAGCGGCCCTGGGGCTGGCCTATGTGGCGGCGGGATGGCTGGATGCCTATTTCCATCCGGGATTAAAGCCCTGGGACGCGGCCGCCGGCATACTCCTTGTTAAAGAGGCGGGCGGGCGGTGCACCACCATGAAAGGCGCGCCATACCAGGTCCAATTGCCTGACTGCCTGGCGACCAATCGAAGCCTTCACGATGAATTGTTCGCGGCGATGCAGGCCGGATGACTGATCTTTCACCATAATTCCTGGTCATCATTCTGACGCAGGGGATCGGCTTTCAATATTGATGAGTCTCTTTTTAGGTGGTGAAAGGCATGGAGAACACATTCTGGACCGCCTTCGGTGCCAGTTTTCTGGCCGCCTTCGTGACCTCCATAGGCATTTATGTCATTCGACGTTTTGAGCGATGGGGCCGGGACAATAGCATCTATTTTGTCTGTTTTGCCGCAGGCGTGCTGATTTCCGTCTCATTTTTGCACATCATTCCCAAGGCGTTTTTGATGAATGGGCAGGCGCCTTCTTATCTGTTCGCCGGGTACATCAGCCTCCATCTGTTTAATCGATTCATCAATGCATTTGTCTGCGACAAAAGCTCGAACGAGCACTATGCCATCGGCCTCATCCCGATGTTCGGCATCGGGTTTCATTCATTTATCGACGGATTCATATACTCCATCACATTCAGCGTTAGTGTATTTACCGGTGTTCTGGCCGCCTTCGGCATGGTCCTTCATGAGTTTCCCGAGGGTATTATCACTTACCTCCTCCTGATTCGCGCAGGATTCAGCGAGAAACGGTCCTTCCTTTTGGCATTTCTCGCAGCAGCCGTGACAACTCCACTGGGCATGCTCGTATCATACCCGTACATCAGCCGGATCTCCGAGCCGTTCCTGGGCGCCCTTCTCGCATTTTCTGCAGGGGCGCTGGTATATGTGGGGGCCACCCACCTCCTGCCCCAGGCAGAAGCGGAAAACAAGAAATACAGCCTGTTTGCCCTGGGAGCAGGGATTCTCGTGGCCGTTATCATCGTCCTTTCAAAGGCATAGGGGTTCCTGCAGAAATGACGAGGTCGGGACAGACACCATCTGGAAATCGGCTTTTGGCTGCCGATTCCCAGGCGCCTGAAAAAATGGGTCCCGGCAAATCCCGTGGACACGGGGCTAACGGAGGAAGAATGCCCTGCTGAAAGATTAGACCGGAACGGGTCAGTGTTTTTTCTATCCAATGGGGCCGGCTGTCTCGGGCGGTCGGCACCCCCGGAGTTCAGGAAATTAAGAAGGGGATGTCATGAAAGGGGAAAAAAAGAACGAGGACCACGAGGACAGGCCGGAGAAGGATTTCCAAAACATCGCCTTCTACAGTTTTATCATCGATAGCCTGCCGGTGGGCATTCTTACGGTCAACCCCGAAATGAAGGTGACCAGTCTCAACCGTTGGGCCGAGAAGCTCACGGGCTATTCCGAGAAAGAGGCGGTGGGCCGCTTTTGCGGCGACGTCCTCCGGGGCGGTATGTGCAAGCTCGACTGCCCTTTGAAAAAAGCCATCAACCGCCAGCACCCCGTGGTGAGGATCGATAGCACCATCAGGAACAGGTATGGAGAAATCATTCCGGTCAGAATGAATACGGCGGCGCTGTTGGACGACAACGGCAGACTTATCGGCGGGGTGGAGGCCTTCCAGGACATTTCCCGCCTGAAGACCCTGGAACGGGAGAAGGACAATCTCATCTCCATGTTCGCCCATGACATGAAGTCTTCGCTGACCGTCATCGGCGGCTTTGTCCTGCGGCTGATCAAGAAAGCAAGGCAGCTTGACGAGGAAAAGCAGAGGGACTATCTTAATATCATAAGGCGGGAGTCGGGAAAACTTGAATCGCTGGTCAATGATTTTCTGGAGTTTTCCCGATTGCAGGCAGGACGACTCAAGCTGAACCTGAGCGCCACTTCCCTGGATAAGGAATTGATGGAGCTCTCAGATGCCTACCAGTTGAAGGCCTCGCAATCCGGACTTCGTCTGGAACTCAAGAATGAGGAAGAACTCCCGGTGATCATATGCGACAGCAACAAGTTGCGCAGGGTCTTCAGCAATCTTTTGGACAACGCCATTAAATTTTCAAAAGACAAGGGAACCATCACCCTCTCCACCCATACGACCCCTGACGAGGTGATTGTAGAGGTTAAGGACGAGGGGATCGGCATTGATGCGGATGAACTGCCCTATGTTTTCGACAGCTTTCACCGGGGCAGAGGCGTAGAACAGAAAGAGGGCTTCGGCCTGGGTCTGGCCTCTGTAAAGGCCATTGTCGAGGGACACGGCGGAAGGATTGCGGTTGAAAGCGAGCCGGGCAAAGGATCGGTGTTTTCAGTATTCCTGCCCAGAACGAACAAGCAAAAACAACTCTCTCTACCTGAGGTCGAGGGAATCGGCGTGGCGGGGTAACTTTTCAAGACATCATTGAGCGGTCAATATCATAATATCGATACGGATCACGTAGACCACCTTTTAACGAGGAAAACAGCGCATGGAAAATAGGAAATACCTGTTTGGCCCGGTGCCGTCCCGGCGTTTCGGACGGTCCCTGGGCATAGACCTGACCCCTTACAAGACGTGCAGCCTGGATTGCGTCTTCTGCCAGTTGGGCCGGACCACGGATAAGACCATTGAGCGTCGGGAATATGTCAACATCCAAGAGGTCCTTGCCGAACTTGAAGAATGGCTCGAAACCGATGGCGTGGCAGATTATATCACCCTCTCGGGGTCAGGGGAACCCACCCTCCATGAACGTTTTGGAGATGTGCTGGCATTGATCAGGGAAAAGAGCGAGATCCCTTCTCTCCTTCTGACCAACGGCACCCTGCTCCACCTGCCTGAGGTGCGAAAGGCAGCCGCACAGGCCAGCATTGTGAAGGTCTCCCTGAGCGCCTGGGATCAGGCCTCTTTCGGCTGGGTGAACCGTCCCCACGCCGAACTGCGGTTTGAAGAATTGATCAGCGGACAGAAGGCCTTTCGCAGGGAGTACACCGGCCGGTTGTGGATGGAGGTCTTTCTCATTTCCGGCAGGAACGCCATGCCCGGCGATGTCAGGAAGATTGCCGCACTGGCAGAGGAGATCGGACCCGACCGGATCCAGCTCAATACCGCCATACGTCCGGCAGCAGAGGATTTTGCCGTGCCTGTATCCAAGGAACGGATGATGGAATTGACGCATCTTTTTCACCCACCGGCAGAGATTATTGCCGAATTTTCGAATCAAAAAGACCTCAAATTGGGGGCGACCAAGGAGTCGGTACTGGCGATGCTCCAACGCCGGCCATGCACCGCGGGCCAGATCGCCGAGGGGTTCGGAATGCACCTTAATGAGGTATCGAAATATCTTGGAAATCTGTTGAGCACGGATCAAATCCGAACCGAGAGAAAAGGTGAGACGATTTACTATGCCGCGGCCGGCAGAAAAGGGTAGATCACATATGGCCTGTAATTTTATCCTCGGATGAGAAGGGACAGAATTGAACTGCCAAAAGAACGACCCTGCCGAGGGCATCCAGGAACGGATGGCCGCGGAGGAGCGCGTGAAAGAGCGGGTGGATGAAGAGGGAAACCGGTGGACAAAGGTCTATTTCGGAGGAGGCGCCCACTTCCGAAACTGGCTGGCGCAGTGCAGGGAGTTGGGGGAGGTGATGGTCGAAGAGGTGGATTCGACCGGCTACACCTGCTTTGAGCAAGGGGGTGAACCCCTCTACCGGATCTGGATGAAAATGGGTGAAACCGGACACGCCGATCTGTTTTGACCCAGGGTGATGATGCCTGAAACAAAAGAAAAAATTTCGCTGAGAGCGGACGGGTCTGCTGAAGCGCCTGAGGCAACTCCCTCCAGGGGAGGAGGAGGCAGACCGGGCCCTCTGACCCGGTTTCTGAAATGGATCGCCAAAGGCGCGGTT
It includes:
- a CDS encoding CooT family nickel-binding protein, giving the protein MCLSTIYTVSENERNEVMKDVAGIEAEGAGFWASDLFGDRTFIKGRIKSVDFVSGALMVENSDSSR
- a CDS encoding aminoglycoside phosphotransferase family protein produces the protein MDIDVKVENYLKERFGSKTSLISMERLGEGVHGTAYRVTFTHPKGEDRLIMKTLFHSRFGHDHYSDRAQVLLLAQANFNEMPKHVRATDVVGESPERLISVKDAREFYIFMEEAEGVSYFEDLDAILKRGRLNDLDRERAGMLARFIADVHALRYTGEDAKTLYRRRIRDLIGHGECIMGIIDAYDPVDFTTDRELVAYAGKSLNWWGKIRDRGERLCSVHGDYHPGNIRLQGDDFVLLDRSRGTWGEPADDVSCLGMNYIHYAVKDRGTFEGPFADLFRIFLDAYLEKTGDAGFFEVAQPFFAFRVLVIANPKFYPDDTVETKRKLIDFGLSVLETARFDPEKIAAYLEGK
- a CDS encoding adenylyl-sulfate kinase codes for the protein MSFCLWLTGLPGSGKSTILKELLEKLSGAGVEAVTLSLDHIRKVVTPNPKYTDEERGIVYRSLVMMAQLLMTEGGRNVIIDATGNRREFRDLARQLIPDFAEIYVQCPLKTCEDREASRRGQPVQKDLYKRAAEGKLKGAMPGISAPYEAPENPEVTVQSDILSPPQSAEKIIGYMQSRWPELFGKENRLC
- a CDS encoding inositol monophosphatase → MLKTAIEAAQGAGRIIAGRYPGGRDITLKGLRDLVTDADMAAESVIVELIQTRFPDHAILSEEAGGEAIGSGFTWVVDPLDGTTNYAHHHPLFAVSIGVLEGKKPLIGVIHDPLRDQTFVAHRGAGARLNNVPIHVSRIKRFEEAMVGLDWGHENEVRERMLRYLGRVLPRCGTVRASGSAALGLAYVAAGWLDAYFHPGLKPWDAAAGILLVKEAGGRCTTMKGAPYQVQLPDCLATNRSLHDELFAAMQAG
- a CDS encoding ZIP family metal transporter, whose translation is MENTFWTAFGASFLAAFVTSIGIYVIRRFERWGRDNSIYFVCFAAGVLISVSFLHIIPKAFLMNGQAPSYLFAGYISLHLFNRFINAFVCDKSSNEHYAIGLIPMFGIGFHSFIDGFIYSITFSVSVFTGVLAAFGMVLHEFPEGIITYLLLIRAGFSEKRSFLLAFLAAAVTTPLGMLVSYPYISRISEPFLGALLAFSAGALVYVGATHLLPQAEAENKKYSLFALGAGILVAVIIVLSKA
- a CDS encoding PAS domain-containing sensor histidine kinase; its protein translation is MKGEKKNEDHEDRPEKDFQNIAFYSFIIDSLPVGILTVNPEMKVTSLNRWAEKLTGYSEKEAVGRFCGDVLRGGMCKLDCPLKKAINRQHPVVRIDSTIRNRYGEIIPVRMNTAALLDDNGRLIGGVEAFQDISRLKTLEREKDNLISMFAHDMKSSLTVIGGFVLRLIKKARQLDEEKQRDYLNIIRRESGKLESLVNDFLEFSRLQAGRLKLNLSATSLDKELMELSDAYQLKASQSGLRLELKNEEELPVIICDSNKLRRVFSNLLDNAIKFSKDKGTITLSTHTTPDEVIVEVKDEGIGIDADELPYVFDSFHRGRGVEQKEGFGLGLASVKAIVEGHGGRIAVESEPGKGSVFSVFLPRTNKQKQLSLPEVEGIGVAG
- a CDS encoding radical SAM protein produces the protein MENRKYLFGPVPSRRFGRSLGIDLTPYKTCSLDCVFCQLGRTTDKTIERREYVNIQEVLAELEEWLETDGVADYITLSGSGEPTLHERFGDVLALIREKSEIPSLLLTNGTLLHLPEVRKAAAQASIVKVSLSAWDQASFGWVNRPHAELRFEELISGQKAFRREYTGRLWMEVFLISGRNAMPGDVRKIAALAEEIGPDRIQLNTAIRPAAEDFAVPVSKERMMELTHLFHPPAEIIAEFSNQKDLKLGATKESVLAMLQRRPCTAGQIAEGFGMHLNEVSKYLGNLLSTDQIRTERKGETIYYAAAGRKG